One genomic region from Paracoccus pantotrophus encodes:
- a CDS encoding GNAT family N-acetyltransferase: MMAGGADILIRPATPSDHEAIWTILEPVYRAGETYCIPPDISREEALADWFAAPFTAFVAERDGRVLGTSHVGRNRPGPAGHVANASFATHPDARGRGIAGRLVAHAKDWARAQGFRAMQFNFVVSTNADAVHSWQKAGFDIVGRLPGAFLHPRHGYVDALVMFHDLTEGKTHDAGL; encoded by the coding sequence ATGATGGCGGGCGGGGCTGACATCCTGATCCGTCCCGCCACGCCTTCCGACCACGAGGCGATCTGGACGATCCTTGAACCGGTCTATCGCGCGGGCGAGACCTATTGCATCCCGCCCGACATCTCGCGCGAGGAGGCGCTGGCCGACTGGTTCGCCGCGCCCTTCACCGCTTTCGTGGCCGAGCGGGACGGCCGGGTGCTGGGCACCAGCCATGTCGGCCGCAACCGGCCCGGCCCGGCCGGCCATGTCGCCAATGCCAGCTTTGCCACCCACCCGGATGCGCGGGGCCGCGGCATCGCCGGGCGGCTGGTCGCCCATGCCAAGGACTGGGCGCGGGCGCAGGGCTTCCGGGCGATGCAGTTCAACTTCGTCGTCTCGACCAATGCCGATGCCGTTCATTCGTGGCAGAAAGCCGGTTTCGATATTGTCGGCCGCCTGCCGGGTGCGTTTCTTCATCCCCGGCATGGCTATGTGGACGCGCTGGTCATGTTTCACGACCTGACAGAAGGGAAAACCCATGACGCTGGCCTATGA
- a CDS encoding SRPBCC family protein, with translation MIRLLALTVGATMAMAPAAEAHGPPRLKLEMQQKLDATPDEVWAAIGRFDDMSWHPAIASLELAGDGSADQPETSTRVLHLKADAGDPTITEVLSRWQPEKRCYAYRIEAVEVTVLPVTNYAATLCVTDEGGKALVNWKGGFYRGYPNNEPPPELNDEAAIQAITGVYQAGLDALAERFGKAE, from the coding sequence ATGATCCGACTGTTGGCCCTGACGGTGGGGGCAACCATGGCAATGGCCCCGGCGGCCGAGGCGCATGGCCCGCCGCGGCTGAAGCTGGAGATGCAGCAAAAGCTGGATGCCACCCCGGATGAGGTCTGGGCCGCGATCGGCAGGTTCGACGACATGAGCTGGCATCCCGCCATCGCCAGCCTGGAACTGGCCGGCGATGGCTCGGCCGACCAGCCCGAGACCTCTACCCGCGTGCTGCATCTGAAAGCCGATGCGGGCGATCCGACCATCACCGAGGTGCTGTCGAGATGGCAGCCCGAGAAGCGCTGCTATGCCTATCGCATCGAAGCGGTCGAGGTGACGGTGCTGCCGGTGACGAACTACGCCGCGACGCTTTGCGTCACGGACGAGGGCGGCAAGGCGCTGGTCAACTGGAAGGGCGGCTTCTATCGCGGCTATCCCAACAACGAGCCCCCGCCCGAGCTGAATGACGAGGCCGCGATCCAGGCGATCACCGGCGTCTATCAGGCCGGGCTCGACGCACTGGCCGAGCGGTTCGGCAAGGCGGAGTAA
- a CDS encoding c-type cytochrome, methanol metabolism-related encodes MTSKTTASLMAIRVACAAFAITGTALAQTADTPPAQAGAGAAAAVSGDAQQQQPAAGAPAEAEEAPAVAEADGKLVLPNGQDITPDHMENGRWYTAEDIPTFKIAEDGTVDWATFSGYRRYSAECHVCHGPDGEGSTYAPALKKSVLTLGYYDFLEIAASGKQEVNVAANLVMPAFGTNKNVWCYIDDIYAYLLARGLEELPRGRPAKREDKSDEFVAQEDSCMSG; translated from the coding sequence ATGACCAGCAAGACGACCGCCAGCCTGATGGCGATCCGTGTCGCATGCGCGGCCTTTGCCATCACCGGAACGGCCCTTGCACAGACCGCCGACACGCCCCCGGCGCAGGCCGGGGCCGGCGCTGCCGCCGCCGTATCGGGCGATGCGCAGCAACAGCAGCCGGCCGCAGGGGCCCCGGCCGAGGCGGAGGAGGCGCCCGCGGTCGCCGAGGCGGATGGCAAGCTTGTGCTGCCGAACGGCCAGGACATCACCCCCGACCACATGGAGAACGGCCGCTGGTATACGGCCGAGGACATCCCCACCTTCAAGATCGCCGAGGACGGCACGGTGGATTGGGCGACCTTCTCGGGCTATCGCCGCTATTCGGCGGAATGCCATGTCTGCCACGGTCCGGATGGCGAGGGCTCGACCTATGCGCCGGCGCTGAAGAAATCGGTGCTGACGCTGGGCTATTACGATTTCCTGGAAATCGCCGCCTCGGGCAAGCAAGAGGTCAATGTGGCTGCCAACCTGGTCATGCCGGCCTTTGGTACCAACAAGAACGTCTGGTGCTATATCGACGACATCTACGCCTATCTGCTGGCACGCGGCCTGGAGGAACTGCCGCGCGGCCGCCCCGCGAAAAGAGAGGACAAGTCCGACGAATTCGTGGCGCAGGAAGATTCCTGCATGAGCGGATGA
- a CDS encoding methanol/ethanol family PQQ-dependent dehydrogenase: MKTLMNGACLALLMSGTSVLANDSVLAEIAKPQQWAIQMGDYANTRYSTLDQINKDNVKDLRVAWTFSTGVLRGHEGSPLVIGDVMYVHTPFPNKVFALDLNDGGKILWRYEPQQDPNVIAVMCCDTVYRGLSYADGMILLGQADTTVVALDANTGEPKWSTKIGDPAIGETLTATVVPVKDKVLVGISGGEYGVRGRMTALNLADGSEAWKAWSTGPDEELLVDPENTTHLGKPIGADSSLSSWEGDQWQIGGGTIWGWFSYDPDLNLVYYGTGNPSTWNPSQRPGDNKWSMTIMARDADTGMAKWFYQMTPHDEWDYDGVNEMILTNQTIDGQERKLLTHFDRNGLAYTLDRETGELLVAEKYDPVVNWTTGVDMDPNSETYGRPAVVPEYSTAQNGEDVNTTGVCPAALGTKDQQPAAFSPKTNLFYVPTNHVCMDYEPFRVAYTAGQPYVGATLSMYPAPNSHGGMGNFIAWDNTTGEIKWSIPEQFSVWSGALATAGDVVFYGTLEGYLKAVDAQTGEELYKFKTPSGIIGNVMTYEHGGKQYIGVLSGVGGWAGIGLAAGLTNPNDGLGAVGGYAALSQYTELGGQLTVFELPG, encoded by the coding sequence ATGAAAACCCTGATGAACGGCGCCTGCCTTGCGCTGCTCATGTCCGGCACGTCGGTGCTGGCCAATGACAGCGTGCTGGCCGAGATCGCCAAGCCCCAGCAATGGGCGATCCAGATGGGCGATTACGCGAACACGCGCTATTCGACCCTGGATCAGATCAACAAGGACAACGTCAAGGATCTGCGCGTTGCCTGGACCTTCTCGACCGGGGTGCTGCGCGGGCACGAAGGTTCGCCGCTGGTGATCGGCGACGTGATGTATGTCCACACCCCCTTCCCGAACAAGGTCTTTGCGCTGGACCTGAACGACGGCGGCAAGATCCTGTGGCGCTATGAGCCGCAGCAGGATCCGAACGTCATCGCGGTGATGTGCTGCGACACGGTCTATCGCGGCCTGTCCTATGCCGACGGCATGATCCTGCTGGGACAGGCCGATACCACGGTGGTCGCGCTGGATGCCAATACCGGCGAGCCGAAATGGTCGACCAAGATCGGCGATCCCGCCATCGGCGAGACGCTGACCGCGACCGTCGTGCCGGTCAAGGACAAGGTTCTGGTCGGCATATCGGGCGGCGAATACGGCGTGCGCGGCCGGATGACCGCGCTGAACTTGGCCGACGGCTCCGAGGCGTGGAAAGCCTGGTCCACCGGCCCCGACGAGGAACTGCTGGTCGATCCCGAGAACACCACGCATCTGGGCAAGCCCATCGGCGCCGACAGCTCGCTGAGCAGCTGGGAGGGCGATCAGTGGCAGATCGGCGGCGGCACGATCTGGGGCTGGTTCTCGTATGACCCGGATCTGAATCTGGTCTATTACGGCACCGGCAACCCCTCGACCTGGAACCCCTCGCAGCGGCCGGGCGACAACAAGTGGTCGATGACCATCATGGCGCGGGATGCCGATACCGGCATGGCCAAGTGGTTCTACCAGATGACGCCCCACGACGAATGGGACTATGACGGCGTCAACGAGATGATCCTGACCAACCAGACCATCGACGGCCAGGAACGCAAGCTGCTGACGCATTTCGACCGCAACGGCCTGGCCTATACGCTGGACCGCGAGACCGGAGAGCTGCTGGTGGCCGAGAAATACGACCCGGTGGTGAACTGGACCACCGGCGTGGACATGGACCCCAATTCGGAAACCTATGGCCGCCCGGCCGTGGTGCCCGAATATTCGACCGCCCAGAACGGCGAGGACGTGAACACCACCGGCGTCTGCCCGGCGGCGCTGGGCACCAAGGACCAGCAGCCGGCGGCCTTCTCGCCCAAGACCAACCTGTTCTATGTGCCGACCAACCATGTCTGCATGGATTACGAGCCCTTCCGGGTGGCCTATACCGCCGGCCAGCCCTATGTCGGCGCCACGCTGTCCATGTATCCCGCGCCGAACAGCCATGGCGGCATGGGCAATTTCATCGCCTGGGACAACACCACGGGCGAGATCAAGTGGTCCATCCCCGAACAGTTCTCGGTCTGGTCGGGCGCGCTGGCGACGGCGGGCGACGTGGTCTTCTACGGCACGCTGGAAGGCTATCTGAAGGCCGTCGACGCCCAGACGGGCGAAGAGCTTTACAAGTTCAAGACCCCCTCGGGGATCATCGGCAACGTTATGACCTACGAACATGGCGGCAAGCAGTATATCGGCGTGCTGTCGGGCGTCGGCGGCTGGGCCGGCATCGGCCTTGCCGCGGGGCTGACCAATCCCAACGACGGGCTTGGTGCGGTGGGCGGCTATGCCGCGCTGTCGCAATATACCGAGCTGGGCGGCCAGCTGACCGTGTTCGAACTGCCGGGCTAA
- a CDS encoding PQQ-dependent catabolism-associated CXXCW motif protein, with the protein MKPSWAALAILMAGAVQAQVPEPQGFHGEPYRSETPATLAGAQVIDAAEAMRLHGQGVPFIDVLPRQARPEGLPEGTLWNAPPHLSIPGAIWLYDTGYDRLAPAEQARLAEGLARLSGGDKAAPLVILCKRDCWMSWNAAKRAVALGYRGVIWFPDGVEGWQEQGGRLEPIGPAGP; encoded by the coding sequence ATGAAACCTTCCTGGGCGGCGCTGGCGATCCTGATGGCCGGCGCGGTCCAGGCCCAGGTGCCCGAGCCGCAGGGTTTCCATGGCGAGCCCTATCGCTCGGAAACCCCGGCGACCCTGGCCGGCGCGCAGGTGATCGACGCGGCCGAGGCGATGCGGCTGCACGGGCAGGGCGTGCCCTTCATCGACGTGCTGCCGCGCCAGGCCCGCCCCGAGGGCCTGCCCGAAGGCACGCTGTGGAACGCGCCGCCGCATCTCTCCATTCCGGGCGCGATCTGGCTTTACGATACCGGCTATGACCGGCTTGCCCCGGCAGAACAGGCGCGGCTGGCCGAGGGGCTGGCGCGCCTGTCGGGCGGCGACAAGGCCGCGCCCCTGGTGATCCTTTGCAAGCGCGACTGCTGGATGAGCTGGAATGCCGCCAAGCGCGCCGTGGCGCTGGGCTATCGCGGCGTGATCTGGTTTCCCGACGGGGTCGAGGGCTGGCAGGAACAAGGCGGCCGGCTGGAGCCCATCGGCCCGGCCGGCCCCTGA
- a CDS encoding DUF3280 domain-containing protein, whose amino-acid sequence MGFPRLILIACAVALAGSGAGADQRLGPPPPDSAAWFGLHFIDTSIEGAIDGVREDETRRVEMAEQVIAEDLRSRGFTLLDPPAEQVAPIKNPTQSNGSDSRIAREMGAHYAISGEVQKVSNLILSLNLYIRDAASGDTVRAGVVDIRGNTDESFRRGYLYLLKNIIFREE is encoded by the coding sequence ATGGGATTTCCGCGGCTCATCCTGATTGCCTGTGCCGTCGCCCTGGCCGGATCCGGCGCCGGGGCGGACCAGCGGCTTGGCCCCCCGCCGCCCGACAGCGCCGCCTGGTTCGGCCTGCATTTCATCGACACCTCGATCGAGGGCGCAATCGACGGCGTGCGCGAGGACGAGACCCGCCGCGTCGAGATGGCCGAGCAGGTCATCGCCGAGGATCTGCGCAGCCGCGGCTTCACCCTGCTGGACCCTCCCGCCGAGCAGGTCGCGCCGATCAAGAACCCCACGCAATCGAATGGCAGCGACAGCCGCATCGCGCGCGAGATGGGCGCGCATTACGCGATCTCGGGCGAGGTGCAGAAGGTTTCGAACCTGATCCTGTCGCTGAACCTTTACATTCGCGACGCAGCCAGCGGCGACACGGTCCGCGCCGGCGTGGTCGACATTCGCGGCAATACTGACGAAAGCTTTCGCCGCGGCTATCTTTATCTGTTGAAAAACATCATCTTTCGGGAGGAGTGA
- a CDS encoding YVTN family beta-propeller repeat protein translates to MKAATAILTSALCLGFALPAAANRVFVSNEKGNDVTVLDSETLEVIGTYPVGARPRGITISPDGKELYVCASDDDLVRVFNPETMEEMHTLPSGPDPELFVLHPSGNPLYIANEDDNLVTVVDTQTHKVLAEIPVGVEPEGMGVSPDGKVVINTSETTNMAHFIDSESFEIFANVLVDSRPRFAQFNDAGTKLYVSSEIGGTVSVIDPATQQITKKISFEIPGVLPEAIQPVGVRVTADGSKVFVALGPANRVAVIDGETDEVQDYLLVGQRVWQMAFTPDEKYLFTTNGNSNDVSVIDVAALKVVKSVPVGQQPWGVVVAPN, encoded by the coding sequence ATGAAAGCTGCAACCGCCATCCTGACCTCGGCCCTGTGCCTGGGTTTCGCCCTGCCCGCCGCTGCCAACCGGGTCTTCGTCAGCAACGAAAAGGGCAATGACGTCACCGTGCTGGACAGCGAGACGCTGGAGGTGATCGGCACCTATCCGGTCGGCGCCCGCCCGCGCGGCATCACCATCAGCCCGGACGGGAAGGAACTTTACGTCTGCGCCTCGGATGACGACCTGGTGCGGGTCTTCAATCCCGAGACGATGGAGGAGATGCATACCTTGCCCTCGGGCCCCGACCCCGAGCTGTTCGTGCTGCACCCCTCGGGCAACCCGCTCTACATCGCGAACGAGGACGACAACCTCGTGACCGTGGTCGATACCCAGACCCACAAGGTGCTGGCCGAGATCCCGGTCGGGGTCGAACCCGAGGGCATGGGCGTCAGCCCCGATGGCAAGGTGGTCATCAACACCTCGGAAACCACCAACATGGCGCATTTCATCGACAGCGAAAGCTTCGAGATCTTTGCCAATGTGCTGGTGGATTCGCGCCCGCGCTTCGCGCAGTTCAACGATGCCGGGACCAAGCTTTACGTCAGTTCTGAAATCGGCGGCACGGTCAGCGTGATCGACCCGGCGACGCAGCAGATCACCAAGAAGATCAGCTTCGAGATCCCCGGCGTGCTGCCCGAGGCGATCCAGCCGGTCGGCGTGCGCGTCACCGCCGACGGCAGCAAGGTCTTCGTCGCCCTGGGCCCGGCCAACCGCGTCGCCGTGATCGACGGCGAAACGGACGAGGTCCAGGATTACCTGCTGGTCGGCCAGCGGGTCTGGCAGATGGCCTTTACCCCGGACGAGAAATACCTGTTCACCACCAACGGCAATTCCAACGATGTCTCGGTGATCGACGTGGCGGCGCTGAAGGTCGTCAAATCCGTGCCCGTGGGCCAGCAGCCCTGGGGCGTGGTCGTCGCGCCCAACTGA
- a CDS encoding ABC transporter ATP-binding protein yields the protein MPQDALSIQHVSHSFGRFPALKDVSLTVPRGGFTALLGVNGAGKTTLFSLITRLYDNRSGRIEVAGHDLRRQPGAALARLGVVFQSRALDADLTVAQNLDYHAALHGIPRREARARSIEVLAQVDLSDRLHARVSALSGGQQRRAEIARALIHRPEILLLDEPTVGLDVKSRAEVVALTRGLTRGGVSALWATHILDEIRPEDGLVILHKGEVLARGNAGAIGGDDLTATFLRLTGEQV from the coding sequence ATGCCGCAGGACGCGCTTTCCATCCAGCATGTCAGCCACAGTTTCGGCCGCTTCCCCGCGCTGAAGGATGTGTCGCTGACCGTGCCGCGCGGCGGCTTCACCGCGCTGCTGGGGGTGAACGGCGCCGGCAAGACCACGCTGTTCTCGCTGATCACCCGGCTTTACGACAACCGCTCGGGCCGGATCGAGGTGGCGGGCCACGACCTGCGCCGCCAGCCCGGTGCGGCGCTGGCGCGGCTGGGGGTGGTGTTCCAGTCCCGCGCGCTGGACGCCGACCTGACCGTGGCGCAGAACCTGGACTATCACGCCGCGCTGCACGGCATCCCGCGGCGCGAGGCGCGGGCGCGCAGCATCGAGGTGCTGGCGCAGGTCGATCTGTCGGACCGGCTGCATGCCAGGGTCTCGGCGCTGTCGGGCGGCCAGCAACGCCGGGCCGAGATCGCCCGCGCCCTGATCCACCGCCCCGAGATCCTGCTGCTGGACGAGCCGACCGTCGGGCTTGACGTGAAATCCCGCGCCGAGGTGGTGGCGCTGACCCGTGGGCTGACCCGCGGCGGGGTCTCGGCGCTCTGGGCCACGCATATCCTGGACGAGATCCGCCCCGAGGACGGGCTGGTCATCCTGCACAAGGGCGAGGTGCTGGCCCGCGGCAATGCCGGCGCCATCGGCGGCGACGACCTGACCGCGACCTTCCTGCGCCTGACGGGGGAACAGGTATGA
- a CDS encoding cupredoxin domain-containing protein: MTRLLTILLIMAGLAAPAAAQETAPEASPEAGAATDGAAAAEQDDDDDDDDDGGEAADAAGGVHEAGAKFDYGFSGIMARDNRTDLAPLTLASGKPVATAEYKLKSGGFYRLDINADGSQELALSGGDFFRAIWINEVVINDIEIRPMGVHSLEFDDAGTATISFIAIVPGRYTLSIPGSQGETQQAVFNIQ; encoded by the coding sequence ATGACCCGTTTGCTGACCATCCTGCTAATCATGGCCGGGCTGGCCGCCCCTGCCGCGGCGCAGGAAACCGCGCCCGAAGCCAGCCCCGAGGCCGGCGCCGCAACCGACGGCGCGGCCGCGGCCGAGCAGGATGACGATGACGACGACGATGATGATGGCGGCGAAGCAGCCGATGCCGCCGGGGGCGTGCACGAGGCGGGGGCCAAGTTCGATTACGGCTTCTCGGGGATCATGGCGCGCGACAACCGCACCGACCTGGCGCCGTTGACGCTGGCCTCGGGCAAGCCGGTGGCAACCGCGGAATACAAGCTGAAATCGGGCGGCTTCTATCGTCTCGACATCAATGCGGATGGCAGCCAGGAACTGGCGCTGTCGGGCGGCGACTTCTTCCGCGCGATCTGGATCAACGAGGTGGTGATCAACGACATCGAGATCCGGCCGATGGGCGTGCATTCGCTGGAATTCGACGATGCCGGCACCGCGACGATCAGCTTCATCGCCATCGTTCCGGGCCGCTATACGCTGTCGATCCCCGGCTCGCAGGGCGAAACCCAGCAGGCGGTGTTCAATATCCAGTAA
- the fghA gene encoding S-formylglutathione hydrolase, whose translation MTLAYETVSENRSFGGIQGVYRHQSQATGTPMTFALYLPPDARHGKVPVLWYLSGLTCTHENAMTKAGAQQWAAEYGIAVIFPDTSPRGEGVADDQAYDLGQGAGFYVDATQAPWAPHFRMWHYITHELPELVFGNFPLEREAQGITGHSMGGHGALTIAMTLPERYRSVSAFSPIAHPSESDWGRKQFAAYLGEDRDAWERHDSTLLMRQRGYPGEVLVDQGASDQFLDLLKPEALAHAMAERRQPGSFRMQQGYDHSYFFVQTFMEDHIRWHAERLA comes from the coding sequence ATGACGCTGGCCTATGAGACCGTATCGGAAAACCGCAGCTTCGGCGGCATCCAGGGCGTCTATCGCCACCAGTCGCAGGCGACCGGCACGCCGATGACCTTTGCCCTCTACCTGCCGCCCGACGCCCGGCACGGCAAGGTGCCGGTGCTGTGGTATCTGTCCGGCCTGACCTGCACGCATGAGAACGCCATGACCAAGGCCGGCGCGCAGCAATGGGCGGCGGAATACGGCATCGCGGTGATCTTTCCCGACACGTCGCCGCGCGGCGAGGGCGTGGCCGATGATCAGGCCTATGACCTGGGCCAGGGCGCCGGCTTCTATGTCGATGCGACCCAGGCGCCCTGGGCGCCGCATTTCCGCATGTGGCACTATATCACCCATGAACTGCCCGAACTGGTCTTCGGCAATTTTCCCCTGGAGCGCGAGGCGCAGGGCATCACCGGTCATTCCATGGGCGGCCATGGCGCGCTGACCATCGCCATGACCCTGCCCGAACGCTACAGATCCGTCTCGGCCTTTTCGCCGATCGCGCATCCCAGCGAATCCGACTGGGGGCGCAAGCAGTTCGCCGCCTATCTGGGCGAGGATCGCGATGCCTGGGAACGCCACGATTCGACCCTGCTGATGCGGCAGCGCGGCTATCCCGGCGAGGTGCTGGTCGATCAGGGCGCCAGCGATCAGTTCCTGGACCTGCTCAAGCCCGAGGCACTGGCCCATGCCATGGCCGAGCGCCGCCAGCCCGGCAGCTTCCGCATGCAACAGGGTTATGATCACAGCTATTTCTTCGTGCAGACCTTCATGGAGGACCATATCCGCTGGCATGCCGAGCGGCTGGCCTAG
- a CDS encoding ABC transporter permease, producing MSARHPAGPRLTPRMWLTAFLGIARRETLRFVNQRGRFLAALVRPLVWLFIFAAGFRAVLGLSITPPYQTYVLYEVYVTPGLCAMIQLFNGMQSSLSMVHDRETGAMRTLLVSPFPRWFLLASKLVAGVIVSIIQVYAFLVIAWFWRVEPPPVGYLAVLPALFLSGLMLGAMGLFLSSAIRQLENFAGVMNFVIFPMFFASSALYPLWRMNESSPLLHDICAANPFTHAVELIRFALYARFDLLSFLVVSGCLILFFAGAVIMYDPAKGLWARRKGGA from the coding sequence ATGAGCGCGCGCCACCCGGCCGGACCGCGCCTGACCCCGCGCATGTGGCTGACCGCTTTCCTGGGCATTGCCCGGCGCGAGACCCTGCGCTTCGTCAACCAGCGCGGCCGTTTCCTGGCGGCGCTGGTGCGGCCGCTGGTCTGGCTGTTCATCTTTGCCGCCGGGTTTCGCGCCGTGCTGGGCCTGTCGATCACGCCGCCCTACCAGACCTATGTGCTTTACGAGGTCTATGTGACCCCCGGCCTTTGCGCGATGATCCAGCTGTTCAACGGCATGCAAAGCTCGCTCTCGATGGTGCATGACCGCGAGACGGGGGCGATGCGCACCCTGCTGGTCAGCCCGTTTCCGCGCTGGTTCCTGCTGGCCAGCAAGCTGGTCGCCGGGGTGATCGTGTCGATCATCCAGGTCTATGCCTTCCTGGTCATCGCCTGGTTCTGGCGGGTCGAGCCGCCGCCCGTCGGCTATCTGGCGGTGCTGCCGGCGCTGTTCCTGTCGGGGCTGATGCTGGGGGCGATGGGGCTGTTCCTGTCCTCGGCCATCCGCCAGCTGGAAAACTTCGCGGGCGTGATGAATTTCGTCATCTTCCCGATGTTTTTCGCCTCCAGCGCGCTTTACCCGCTGTGGCGGATGAACGAAAGCTCGCCGCTGCTGCACGACATCTGCGCGGCCAATCCCTTCACCCATGCGGTGGAGTTGATCCGCTTTGCCCTTTACGCGCGCTTCGATCTTCTGTCCTTCTTGGTGGTGTCGGGTTGCCTGATCCTGTTCTTTGCAGGGGCCGTCATCATGTATGATCCGGCCAAGGGGCTCTGGGCCCGGCGAAAGGGGGGAGCATGA
- a CDS encoding ABC transporter substrate-binding protein, translating to MANPALAQDAAAPQTVHAAVLRVDVPSLPPISRLDAPPEDLGFAGARLAIEDNDTTGRFMNQDFEALEVTATPETAAAEMDKLLTAGIPFIVTLADDAQTLALADQAGDGALVLNARARGDHLRGQDCRFNVIHAAPSHAMLADALAQFLMWKKWSNWFLIAGSHPEDVALADAYRRAATKFGARIVETRTYEDTGGSRRSDSGHVQVQQQMPVFTQRAPAHDVLIAADENGVFADWLPYATWDPRPVAGSAGLVPRSWAPSLEAWGATQFQNRFEKLAGRPIREEDYQTWIALRMIGEAATRTQSTDPATLKEFMLSENFEVAGFKGQKLTIRDWDHQLRQPILLATDSVTASVSPQDQYLHQSSALDTLGFDRPETECKF from the coding sequence ATGGCAAATCCGGCCCTTGCGCAAGATGCCGCGGCCCCGCAGACCGTGCATGCCGCCGTGCTGCGGGTGGATGTGCCCAGCCTGCCGCCGATCTCGCGGCTGGATGCCCCGCCCGAGGATCTGGGCTTTGCCGGCGCGCGGCTCGCCATCGAGGACAACGACACCACCGGCCGCTTCATGAACCAGGATTTCGAGGCGCTGGAGGTCACGGCCACGCCCGAGACCGCGGCGGCCGAGATGGACAAGCTGCTGACCGCGGGCATCCCCTTCATCGTCACGCTGGCCGATGATGCGCAGACGCTGGCCCTCGCCGACCAGGCTGGCGACGGTGCGCTGGTGCTGAATGCGCGGGCACGCGGCGACCACCTGCGCGGCCAGGATTGCCGCTTCAACGTGATCCATGCCGCGCCCAGCCATGCCATGCTGGCCGATGCGCTGGCGCAATTCCTGATGTGGAAGAAGTGGTCCAACTGGTTTCTGATCGCCGGCAGCCATCCCGAGGACGTGGCTCTGGCCGATGCCTATCGCCGCGCCGCGACCAAGTTCGGCGCCAGGATTGTCGAGACGCGGACCTATGAGGATACCGGCGGCAGCCGGCGCAGCGACAGCGGCCATGTGCAGGTCCAGCAGCAGATGCCGGTCTTCACCCAGCGCGCGCCGGCCCATGACGTGCTGATCGCGGCGGATGAGAACGGCGTCTTTGCCGACTGGCTGCCCTATGCGACCTGGGATCCGCGTCCGGTCGCCGGCTCGGCCGGGCTGGTGCCGCGCAGCTGGGCGCCCTCGCTGGAGGCCTGGGGGGCGACGCAGTTCCAGAACCGTTTCGAAAAGCTCGCCGGCCGCCCGATCCGCGAGGAGGATTACCAGACCTGGATCGCGCTGCGCATGATCGGCGAGGCGGCGACGCGCACGCAAAGCACCGATCCGGCCACGCTGAAAGAATTCATGCTGTCCGAGAATTTCGAGGTGGCGGGCTTCAAGGGCCAGAAGCTGACGATCCGCGACTGGGACCACCAGCTGCGCCAGCCGATCCTCTTGGCCACCGATTCCGTTACCGCCTCGGTCAGCCCGCAAGACCAGTATCTGCACCAAAGCTCGGCACTGGACACGCTGGGCTTCGACCGGCCCGAAACCGAATGCAAGTTCTGA
- a CDS encoding substrate-binding domain-containing protein, producing MRRALALAALLACAALPAAAQVADLRSKTEFRVCADPAAVPMSSQDEQGFENRIARLFAEKLGLPVAYTWFPQGPGFIRKTLRAGLCDVVIGYAQGDEMVQNTNHYYTSAYGIVTRLDSPLASVEMLEDPALRGHPIGVVAGTPPATNLARAGLAKDMRGWDLFVDRRVEDPAGEMLAQVKSGELAAAVIWGPLAGPLVKQDPELQFTPLLKETGGPRMFYRITMGVRLDEQEWKRQLNSLIRRHQDEIDAILRDAGVPLLDDYGKGLKP from the coding sequence ATGAGGCGCGCGCTTGCCTTGGCCGCGCTTCTGGCCTGCGCCGCGCTGCCCGCGGCGGCGCAGGTTGCCGACCTGCGCTCCAAGACCGAGTTCCGGGTCTGCGCCGATCCGGCCGCGGTGCCGATGTCCTCGCAGGACGAACAGGGTTTCGAGAATCGAATCGCCCGGCTTTTCGCCGAAAAGCTGGGCCTGCCGGTGGCCTATACCTGGTTCCCGCAGGGCCCCGGCTTCATCCGCAAGACCCTGCGCGCCGGGCTTTGCGATGTCGTCATCGGCTATGCCCAGGGCGACGAGATGGTGCAGAACACCAACCATTACTATACCTCGGCCTATGGCATCGTGACGCGGCTGGACAGCCCGCTGGCCTCGGTCGAGATGCTGGAGGATCCGGCGCTTCGCGGCCATCCGATCGGCGTGGTGGCGGGCACGCCGCCGGCGACCAACCTGGCGCGGGCGGGGCTGGCCAAGGACATGCGCGGCTGGGATCTGTTCGTGGATCGCCGGGTCGAGGATCCGGCGGGCGAGATGCTGGCCCAGGTGAAATCCGGCGAGCTGGCCGCCGCGGTGATCTGGGGCCCGCTGGCCGGTCCGCTGGTCAAGCAGGATCCCGAGCTGCAATTCACCCCGCTGCTCAAGGAAACCGGCGGTCCGCGCATGTTCTATCGCATCACCATGGGGGTGCGGCTGGACGAACAGGAATGGAAGCGGCAGCTGAACAGCCTGATTCGCCGCCACCAGGACGAGATCGACGCCATCCTGCGCGATGCCGGCGTGCCGCTGCTGGACGATTACGGCAAGGGGCTGAAACCATGA